A single genomic interval of Salvelinus namaycush isolate Seneca chromosome 41, SaNama_1.0, whole genome shotgun sequence harbors:
- the LOC120034254 gene encoding proteasome assembly chaperone 3-like: MSTQPLIRSKQTEKSINGISTQVVCTEFSNYIFIVLTQYGKIGSLVSITPDSRSGDISTAMFTTKVLLGKEEALTHVCAKNLATFVSQEAGNRPVLLGLALKDSSIEAIKAMKDVIKSCQVW, translated from the exons ATGTCAACTCAGCCTCTCATCAGATCAAAGCAGACCGAGAAATCAATCAATGGAATATCCACACAGGTTGTTTGCACAGAATTCAGTAACTACATATTTATAGTTCTCACACAGTATGGAAAGATTGGCTCTTTAGTATCAATCAcacctgactccagatcaggtgATATCAGCACTGCCATGTTCACCACCAAAGTATTGCTGGGAAAAGAAGAG GCTTTGACACACGTCTGTGCCAAAAACTTGGCAACATTTGTGTCACAAGAGGCAGGCAACAGGCCTGTTTTACTGGGGTTGGCACTCAAGGACAGTTCCATAGAAGCAATAAAGGCCATGAAAGATGTAATCAAAAGTTGTCAAGTCTGGTAA